GAACTAACGCAAGAAAAATTAGCAAGACATTTATATCAGTCGCTACGCCATAAAATTATGCCGTTACCCGATCATCTTATCGTCTATCCAAATCATGGAGCGGGAAGTGCCTGTGGTAAAAATATGAGTAAGGAAACAACAGATACATTGGGCAATCAGAAGAAAACGAATTATGCGCTTCGCGCTGATATGTCGGAAGATGAGTTTGTGGATGAGGTATTGACTGGGTTGGCAACACCACCGCAATATTTTCCGAAAAATGTCTTGCTTAATATAGGGGGGTATGAGCAATTGGATGAAGTATTAGACCGCGCTTATAAACCATTGACCTTGGCTATGTTTGATGCGATGCTCGCCACAGGAGAAGTATTCCTTTTGGATACCCGATCACCTCAAGACTTTGCCTCAGGATTTATTCCCAAAAGTATCAATATCGGATTGAATGGTCCTTTTGCTGTATGGGTAGGGGAGTTGATTAAAAATATTCAACAACCGCTTGTCTTAATTACTGATCCCGGAAAAGAAGAAGAAAGTATGATTCGCTTGTCTCGTGTGGGATATGACCATACAGTTGGATTCCTAGAAGGAGGGATTGATACTTGGAAAAAAGCCAATAGATCGTTACATCAGATTCCGCGTTTGGAAGCGCAGCAATTAGATGCTTATATTGAAAGCGAGAAACCTGTGCTTGTTGATGTTCGAAAAGAAAGCGAGTACGAGGCGGAACATTTGGTTCCTTCCGTTTTTGTTTCTTTGAATACATTGGAAGAAAAAATGAACACCTTAGATAAAGATAAAACACAAGTTGTGTATTGTGCAGGAGGATACCGCAGTATGATTGCGGCTTCCATGCTACGAGCACAAGGATTTTTAAAAGTAGTTGATGTTGTTGGAGGCTTTCAAGCGATCGCACCCGTAACAACTGTAGATAAGACGACTTTTGTATGTCCTACTTCCTTGTTATAAAGTAGTAATTCAGTTGTTTATACGTTCTTAAGATTCTCTTCAGTGGATCGTAAGAATAGTTATTATGTTTTTAGTTTAAGACAGCTCTCTCTGTGTTTGGGAGCTGTTTTTTTTATTTCTCAATGGTGCGGAACGTCAAGTTTACTCTTGGGTGATGGACAACTTTCGTCGGAGGTAAGCGATGCAACCA
The window above is part of the Myroides odoratus DSM 2801 genome. Proteins encoded here:
- a CDS encoding MBL fold metallo-hydrolase, which translates into the protein MKIEQIYTGCIAHAAYYLSSQGEAAIFDPLRDVQPYIDRATQDNASIKYVFETHFHADFVSGHLDLMQKTGAQIVFGPTASPNYEAIIATDNQVFQVGGVKIQVLHTPGHTMESSTYLIFDEAGEPHAIITGDTLFIGDVGRPDLVQLVKSELTQEKLARHLYQSLRHKIMPLPDHLIVYPNHGAGSACGKNMSKETTDTLGNQKKTNYALRADMSEDEFVDEVLTGLATPPQYFPKNVLLNIGGYEQLDEVLDRAYKPLTLAMFDAMLATGEVFLLDTRSPQDFASGFIPKSINIGLNGPFAVWVGELIKNIQQPLVLITDPGKEEESMIRLSRVGYDHTVGFLEGGIDTWKKANRSLHQIPRLEAQQLDAYIESEKPVLVDVRKESEYEAEHLVPSVFVSLNTLEEKMNTLDKDKTQVVYCAGGYRSMIAASMLRAQGFLKVVDVVGGFQAIAPVTTVDKTTFVCPTSLL